The following proteins are encoded in a genomic region of Planococcus lenghuensis:
- the mraY gene encoding phospho-N-acetylmuramoyl-pentapeptide-transferase has translation MEGMSLLAAIISFTGAVLLVPALIPLLRRLKFGQSIREAGPESHQKKTGTPTMGGVVFLPVIIITAVALSYFYGELTEKVIALVIALTGFGLIGFLDDYIKVAKKRNLGLTSLQKLLAQIAVALVTFFVLRDVFDTAVSIPFTAFEVELSWAYALFIVFWMVGFSNAVNLTDGLDGLVAGTSSAAFAAFGFFALLRQEEGIAIFAFAAVGGMLGFLVHNKFPAKLFMGDTGSLALGGALAMISILLELELLLLLIGIVFVIETLSVILQVASFKLRKKRIFKMSPIHHHFELIGWSEWKVVSIFWSAGLLAAVLALWLEVI, from the coding sequence ATGGAAGGTATGAGTTTACTTGCAGCAATAATAAGTTTTACAGGCGCGGTACTGTTGGTGCCTGCATTGATTCCGCTGCTGCGTCGCTTGAAATTTGGCCAAAGCATTCGCGAAGCAGGCCCGGAATCGCATCAGAAGAAGACTGGAACACCGACGATGGGCGGAGTCGTTTTCCTGCCGGTGATCATCATAACAGCGGTTGCGCTATCCTATTTTTATGGAGAGCTGACGGAAAAAGTGATCGCCTTGGTAATTGCGTTAACCGGATTCGGATTGATCGGATTTCTCGATGACTATATAAAAGTTGCGAAAAAACGCAATCTCGGCTTAACTTCGCTACAGAAACTGCTGGCGCAGATTGCAGTAGCCCTGGTTACGTTCTTCGTCCTCCGCGATGTGTTTGATACGGCGGTCAGTATCCCGTTTACAGCATTTGAAGTTGAGCTGTCATGGGCTTATGCGTTATTTATCGTCTTTTGGATGGTTGGTTTTTCGAATGCCGTCAACCTCACAGACGGATTGGATGGTCTTGTGGCAGGGACATCATCGGCAGCTTTTGCAGCCTTCGGTTTTTTTGCGCTGCTTCGGCAGGAAGAAGGCATCGCTATTTTTGCATTTGCAGCTGTCGGCGGGATGCTGGGTTTTCTGGTCCATAATAAATTCCCTGCAAAGCTGTTCATGGGAGATACAGGCTCACTTGCCCTTGGAGGAGCACTTGCCATGATTTCGATTTTGCTGGAACTGGAACTGCTGCTTTTGCTGATCGGTATTGTTTTTGTGATTGAAACGCTTTCTGTAATCCTGCAAGTGGCAAGTTTTAAATTGCGGAAGAAACGGATTTTTAAAATGAGTCCGATACATCACCATTTTGAACTGATTGGCTGGTCTGAATGGAAAGTGGTCTCTATTTTCTGGAGTGCCGGCCTGCTCGCAGCGGTTCTCGCATTATGGCTGGAGGTTATTTAA